The sequence TGCGATCGCGGCGGCTGCGTCTTTGTTAGGGGCTGCGGCGCGGTGACATTCAGCGGTGCCTCCCGGTGTGTCCCCCGTGCGGTGCCTCCGCACCTCCGGGCCCGGGCAGGGCCCCCGAGGGCGCGGGCTGCTGCTGGCCGGGACCGGGGTGGCACCGACCCGGGGCAACGAGGAACGTCCTGGGGGCCGGGGGTCCTTTGCCCGACCCCGGCAAAGGAGCCGCTCCGGGCCCCGCTGCCGTTCGAGCTcagccccgccgctcccggcgaAAGTTGCCGGGAACCCCGCGGGGATCGATCGCCCCGTTCGAGGGGACGCCACGGCCCGGCAGAGCCGGGGGCGAAGGGGACGGTGGCACCGAGACCCCACGCCACAACCCCAAGGACGGCCCCGTTGTCAGCGGGCGCGGAGGCTCCGGCTCCTCCGGGGCGCCGGCCGGGGACGCAGCCGGGCACCTGCGAGGACCGAGCCCCCGGGAGGGGTCGAGGGCTCCTCTCCGCCCCGGGTATCACCCCACGCgtgcccgcggccccgccgtcCTGCCCCGGGGCTGCGGTGCCCGGGGCGCTCCGGTAGCGGCGGCGGGAGGCCCGGAGCTGCCGGCCCGCACGGCGGGGGCTGCACGGGGCTCGCTCCGGGACGGTGTCCGGCCCCGCTCGTCCTGCCCGGGGGAAGGTGCCTTTCCCGGAGCagcgcggggagcggcggggcggccccgctgGCAGCCGCGGACACGCGTGTGCTCCCCGCGAGCCGCTCCACGAGTTCGGGGTGCGCGGAGCCGCCAGCACCGGGCTCCCcgagcggccccgccgccgtGCGCGGCTTCCGGCACCGGGCGGGGAAAGCGCCGCCACCTgccccgggcccgggcccgcTGCAGCCACCGCTGGCCGTGCCCGGGCCGGGCGCCCCACGGCCGCAGGGACCCgccgggcagcggggccggggcttCCCCGGCAGGGTCGGGCCCCacggccggcggcggcggctcgggCCGTGCCGGGGGtgggcgccgccgccccccgggcCCGGGGCACCGCGCGACGTGGCGCAGCGTGGAGCCCTCCCGAGCGCTCGTCCTGCCGCGCATCCTCCGCTCGGACCCTCCGCCCGACCGCTCTCCCCCGCGGGACGCGGGTCGCGCACCTGCCCCGCGGGCTGtgccgccccccccccgccagCCCCGTGGGGCCGTGCTGAGTCACGCGTGGGGCGGGAGCCGGGCTGCCCGCGCCCCCCTCCCCGCGCCGCCGtgcccggcccccgcccgccccctccccgcctcGCTCCCCGGCAGGGCTGCGCCAatcccccggccccgccgctgaCGGGCAGCCGGGCCCGGGAGGCGCCGCCTCCCTGACGTCTCGCTCCGGGATTTGCACGGTTGCGGTGCCGCCGCTCAGTGTCTGtcgggccggcggcgggagctGCCGGAGCCCGAGCCCAGCTCGGCTgcagcgcggcccggcccggcccctcccGGCTGCGGGATGGAGCTGCCGGCGGTGGGCGAGCACGTCTTCGCGGTGGAGAGCATCGAGAAGAAGCGGATCCGAAAGgtgcggggggcggcggcggcggggggcggcggggcccgggggcGCCGGGGGTGGCGGTTCCCGCTGACGCCGTGTCTTTGCCTCCCGCGCCGCTCAGGGCAGAGTCGAGTACCTGGTGAAATGGAGGGGATGGTCGCCCAAGTGAGTACCGGCACCGGGCGGCGATGGGGCCGGGGATGGGGCTCTGGGAAGGGCCCCGGCCGGGGCGGCgagaggcggcggcggggcccggcggtGACGGCGGCGGGAGCCGAGCAGGCGGCGGCTGATGTGCACCAGAAAATGGctccttccccctttccctcctcGGGAGTCGGGCTCCATATTGCAGAACCgagcggggaggggggggcagGAAGGGGGGAGAAAGGGGGAATAACCGCAAAAATCGTCCGCGTCGCCCCGCAGCCCCGAGAGCCGCTGCCGAGGCGGGGGCAGCACCGGCACCGGAGCGAGCGCGGCCGCTGCGGAGCGTTCGGGGTTTGCATGACAGtgcgggcggggggggggggcgcgggggggtcCGGGACGCGGCGGCCGGGTCCCTCCTCCGGCCCGCGGCCGCTTTCCTGGGTCCGGGAAAGGGGATTTGGAAAATTTCATCATGACATGCCTGGAATTCCTCCGGAATAATAACTGCGCTAAATAAACAGCACCGTCCCCGCGGCCCCCCCCCGCCCATCCCCCTCCCCGGGACCCCGGCCCCACACCCCGCTCCCATCGGGCCCGGTGCTGCGGGGTGGCTCTGCCCGGgaccccggccccgccggcagGGCCCCGCGGTGACGGCCgctctcctcccctctccaaGATATAACACGTGGGAGCCGGAGGAGAACATCCTGGACCCCCGGCTGCTCATCGCCTTCCAGAACAGGTGAGCGGCGAAGGCTGAGGGATGCGGGAGGGGCGGCGGGACccccgctccgcgccgctcCCGCAATTGCAGATGCGTCACGGAGCCgggggccgcggcgggggcgggcgcgggccggccccgggccgggccggggggcgcggccgcggcggggcgggcggtgcGGGGCCACCGGGCGACGCCTCCGGGTCAAGGTCCCCCACGCCGCGCTCCCCCCCCGCGCCGCGGCCCCCCCCACGCCGCGCCCCGCGCTCCTTCTTCCCGGGATTCGATGCCGCGAGTCGAGGAggcggcgctgctgctgctgccgctgcgcTTGGACGGGCttcggcttttttttttttttttttttttttgctttttgcctttttttttttttttttttttaagccgtcttaatttttttttttttttttctctttccgCGCATTTATTTCCTGGAGTGTTTTGGCGCAAACTGTGAACTTCAGCCCCTCCCCGCAGCGGGGAGGCAACAGCGGGGAAGGCGCCTGCTGCTTCCACAGGATGCCCCGGCCCTCTGCCACCTGCGGGCCCCGGTCCCCTCCCGCTGCCCCGTCCCTTCGCCCGCGTAGGGTCACTGCTCCCGCGGGAGCTGCCGTGCGGGGCGGGTGGCGCCGGGGGTCGGTGTGCCGCCCTCGGGCTCACCGTGACGCTGTGTTCCCGCAGGGAGCggcaggagcagctgatggGATACCGCAAGCGGGGCCCCAAGCCGAAGCCGCTGGTCGTGCAGGTAACGCGCGggcgcccggccccgcagccccgcgctCTTTGCCGCGGGCCGTCCCCGGGGAGCCGCTTGCTTTGCAGCGGGTTTCATCATGCTGAGGGAGCCTGCGCGCAGCCCGGGCGCCTCGCAACGCCCCGGGGACCCCCGGCGCTGAGCTCAGCGGGTGCCCCagccccccttccctcccctctggGCCGCGCCGCAGGCCCGCTGTGCCCGTGCCCGGCTGGCATTAGCAGGCTGCTCGCGGGCTCGGCAGCGGCGGTCCCGCTCGGCCCCCGTTCCCAGACAGCTGATTGAAGggggcttttcttcttttcattgcTTCATTAATCTGGAGCAATGCACAGCCTCTAAGTTGGAGTGGGCTGGGGCCGCCTGCCTGAGGACGCGGTGCCCCAGGATGCAGCATCCTGTAAGGAGAGCTGCCGGAGGGGCGGGGGTTCCGCCGGAGCCTTCGGCACCTGCcgcagctctggcacctggcaCCTggctctccagccctgcctgaccTCAGCTCTTGCTTTTGCCCCGCAGCTCCCGTCCTTCGCCCGCCGCTCCAACATCCTCACGGGGCTGCAGGACCCGGCCGTGGACACCCGGCCCAAGCTGGACCTCGGCTCCTCTGGCaagagccagcagcaccagtaTGAACTCAACAGCAAGAAGCACCACCAGTACCAGCCCAATGGCAAGGAGAGCAGCATGAAGCACCAGTCCCACAGCAAAGGGAAGTATTACTACCAGCTGAACAGCAAGAAGCACCACCACTACCAGCCCGACCCCAAGATGTACGAGCCCCATTACCAGCCCAGCAGCAAAGAGCCGCAGGGCCAGGCCTGCCTGGACAATAACAAGGCCCCCCTGGTCGCCCACCCAGACAAGTGGGCTCACGGCCCAGCCAAAAACTTGCTGGGCCCAGTCAAGAACATCACAGCAGAGAGTAAAAATGGAGCTGAGAAGAACCTGTCCAGCGGTACTGGGCCGCCCCCCCGGGACAGGGTGACCAGCAATGGCCTTGGGGGAAAGATGAAGATCGTcaagaacaaaaacaagaaTGGGCGCATTGTGATTGTGATGAGCAAGTACATGGAGAACGGCATGCAGGCGGTGAAGATCAAGTCTGGGGAGCCTCCCCGGAAGCGGGCTGCGGAGGAGAGGACTCCTAAGAagggtggggaggagaaggTAGAGGCGTGGAGGAAGCCAGGGGAGGAGAGGGTGGTGGGCAGCAATGCCCTGAGTAAAGCAGAGGGCGAGAGCCGGCAGccccctgcagagctggaggaaggtCCCCAAAAGACTCCCTTGGCCAAggagctgccccttcctccaGCGGAGCAGCCCTTGCAGCTCACCACCAAGCCGGACCTTGTGCCCTGGTCCCTGAGTCCCGTCTGCGAGCACAGCCCTTCCTCCATGGGACTGAACCTCTCCAGTGCCAGCTCGCGGAAGCGCTGCCTGTCGGAGCCGCACGCCGAGCGGGAGCCGGGCAAGAAGCGCCTGACGTCCCGCAGCATCAGTGCCCCCACCTGCCTCAGCCCCCCGGCCCCCGAGCGGCCGGAGCCGCCCGCCCAGCCCGAGGTCATCCTGCTGGACTCGGACCTGGACGAGCCCATAGACTTGCGGTGCGTGAAGCCGCGGGCGGAGGGCGAGCTGGCCCTGGCGCAGGTGAAGCCggagctgccgccgccgccgccgccaccggcTGAGAAACCGGCCCCAGAGCCTCCGCAGCCCCAGGAGGccgcagaggaggaggaagaggaggaggccGAGTCCCTGCAGGAGTTCAAGCCCTTCTTTGGGAATATAATTATCACAGACGTGACCGCAAACTGCCTGACTGTGACCTTCAAGGAGTACGTGACGGTGTGAGGTGGGATGGCAGCCGCTCCCCGTGGGAGCTGCCCGCCCATCCCGGGGCCGCCGGCCCCACGGCCTCCCTCCAAGGTACTGGCGCCCCTTCCCCGGAGCCCACGTGCCCCTGCCCGCGCCGCGGCGGCCGAGCCCGCCGTCTCCACCGAGGGGACGCCGGGACAGGGCCGGGCACGGTGGCCATCCCTGCCACGTGGGGTGACCTCGCCGCTGCTCCCGCCCCgcagctgggggctgctccaggACCCGCAGGCAGTGGGACACACAAGGATGGGACCCGCCAGTTACTCAGAGTTATAGTATTATATTTTAACAGTGCTAACTTGTCAAGTGATTCTTGCTCCCGTTTGTACGTGGTGTTATTGAAATGTATTGTTTGAGCTGAAAGCTGGTCGCTCCCTGGCCACgctaatatatttatttgtaggtatttatataatgaaatataaagCCTAGATTTATGGAGTCCCTAGATCACCTTATAAACTATATCAAACGActattttctgttctcctttttAACCATTGAGCATTTGTTAGTCTTGGTCCCTTGCCCTCCCCACGACCCGCAGGACCATCCCGTATATATTTTTTGATACTGTACACATGTGGTGTTTCtatgtgcaaaaaaaaatcgTTATCTAAAGCTAAACGAGCTATTATAGAAATTGCTGCTATTAGAAATGTCTAAACTATAAGCTTCCAATTATTAATTGCTTGAATGTAAATATTAAATGGAGATGTTGAAAGTGCATTTGATGTTCTGCAGCTAGTGTAGATCGGAGTGCAAAGTCCAGCTGCTGCGAGCTGCCAGCGGCGCATCCTGGTCTGAGGGCTGTGTCACAGGGGAAGAAATGTATCATGCAATCATGGCAAAGGACTATAAACCTTTACAAAAACTACCGGGATTTGGAGTGCATTTGTTACAGCATTACGGATGGCAGGTCCCTGTGTGGGCCGGCTGCAGCCGGGCTGCTCCAGAGCCGGTGCCTGCAGGTTAAAAAACTTGCTCTGAGGTGCAGCGTTTTGAATATAATTCAGTTTTCACCCCCAGAGTGTTGTGCCCACAGTGCTGAGGGCACCCTGTGTCGTGGGTGGGCAGCGAGGCCGCAGGAGCCCGAGGTGTGTGTGGTGCTTCcctccagcagggccagggcagggctggcctcCTCCAgcgggctggggggggctgtGATGGGAACCTGAGAAAGCTGTGGAAGCGCAGGCTGGGAAGGTGGCAGAGTGGTGGGTGATGGTTGCCATCCCAGCAGTGTTGGGGTGGGTCACGGTTAGGTAAGAAGCTGAATGTCTCCAGAAAGGAAGATGGTCCAAATTCCACCAAGAAAGCTGCAGCTGTCTCTGAACAAGATTAATAATTGCTGGAGTCCACTGGAAATACAGTGCAGGGCTAATTCTTTGTGAGAGGGCTTACAGTGTGGTGGCCGAGATACAGCGCTCAGCGACCCCGTGTCACCTCTCCAAACAGAGTTGAGTGCCCGGGCAGTGCCACCCTCCCAAACCTGGTGCTGGCAAaactggctctgctgccagcctgtCTCCTCTTGGGCTTTTGGTCAAAGTTGAGGTCTCCTCCAGCAAAGGTCTTGGTTGAAATATTGTTGATGTGTGTGGACCAGAGCCATGAACTCGTGAGAAGCAAATTGAATTGGTTGGGGTAAGGTGGAGCCTGCAGTGATACCTGAGCCGTGGCGTGAGGGACAgccctgtgtcctgctgtcacagtgtctctctgtccaggcATGGGGCAGTGCTCTTCCCACGGCACAAATCACCCCCCATCTTGTGTTGCTCGCTTCTGGGCCACCCGGGCTTCCCAGGTGCCATTTCACTTACACAAATTCCAAACTCATGCTGGTAATTGTTCCCTTGTAAATCTGAGGGTGGTGTGGTGTCTGTGGGGAGGTGGGACAGCATCCAGCCAGGTGTGGGTCACAGTGGGAACCCCTGCGTGTGCCATTCAACCCAGGCCTTGCCTACAGCAGTTATGCCAGAGCTGGAGCGCTTTTCCAGTGCAGTTTGGGTTGAATTGGTGGAAAAGTAACCACGGGGTGTGTGGATGCCatcttcccagctggagcagccgACGAGGCTTGTACCCAAGTGGGACAATCGCCTGTGGACACGTTGCTGCAGATGCAGGCTTTGCTCCGGGGTAGCTCGGCTCGAGGTGGGAATGGCACTGGGGAGGTGGCTCCGTGGGCAGGGTCAGTGCTGACAGCTCCGTTCTGCCCCGGTTTTGGTTGGTGATCCAAAGCCAAAGGACCCTTGGGTGATGTTCACCTGCCTGCACAGAGGCCCCAAAGCTGGTGATTTGTGCACCCAGGGCAGGTGGAAATGGTGAACTCTGATTGAAATCAACATTTGCCTGATAGCTGTGCTGAATGTTAAGAGGTTTTAATCAACGCTGCGTGTCACCAGAGCTCTGTGGGTGACGTGCTGAGGGTGCTGGAGAAGTGGTGTCGGGGCAGGTGCTGGTGAACCCCATTCTGCGCCGGGGGGTGCCCAGGGATGGGTTGGTGGGGAGGGTTTCCCTGCCATCCCAGGCTTCAGGATCAGAACGTACAATCAGAAATGATGCTTTTCCCTTGATTAATTAAGCTAATGGttatctgaaaacaaaaatggcaTGGAAGAGGAGACGCATGCTCAGAATGCAAAATGTGATTTATGAAAGGGGAAGTGCGGCTCAACAGACAGCCACGGGAACCAGTgcaggagcggggccgggccacGGCTCCGGGGCAGGGCGGCTGCCAGGGCACAACTTGCTCTTTAGCCAGACAAAGGTGGATGAAAGCAGCGGGGTTTCTCACAAACAGCAGGTTGTGTCTTTGAACGTGGGCTTGCAGGCTCCGGGCCAGAGCCTGGGCATTGCTGCCACGGCGAGCTGGCTCGgcagctcccttccctgggctgtAGGTGTGCGAGGCTCTGGGCAATTAATAACTGCTGCAGGTTTGCAGTTAGCTCAGCTCATTAGCATTTCTGCAAATGGAGGGTGTTGTGTTGCCAGTTTTTAAGGGAACACTGTCCCTCTGAGCGCGTGTTTCTGAGCTGCCTCCCTgcacccagcacccccagggctgcagaagCCCCTGAAGCACCGTCTGTGCCGGCAGCAGCCGTGGTTGGTTTGAGGCACCATTTCCCGGAAACCACACGGCCAGATATTTCTTACTTTAATAGTTTGATCATGTTTATCACGACTCCAGCAGCTTCCTGTGCTGTGAAAGGTGTGATAAGTAGCTACTGGTTTAAAAGCTGCGCCCTTCCCTCGCTGGGCCGGTTGGCTGGGAGAGACGAAATGTTTGGATATGAATTACTTATTCCTGCCACTCTCTTTCCCCAGTAAATGCATCAAACCTAAATGCCTGTTACTGAGCAAATGAATGTGGAGTCCACGGTGACTTCCAATGGTTATCAGAGTGATCCAGGGCGAGATGCAGCGTCACCACGCTCCATTAGGGAGACTGGTGCGCGCTACATTTAATGTATTTCCCAGGAATGTGTTAACCTCTGCTTGGTTTGGATTCATTCCAGACAAACATTTGCTGATGTAAAAGGAGAATTTGTGTTCATCTTTGAGCCCTTCTGAAAGGGCCTGATGGTCCACGGCCGTGCAcagggaggggctgcagctctgtgctgatcCTTTCAGGTTCTCCCCTCCCCACCGTGGTACCAGcgtcagcagcagcaccaggctgggatccagctccatctccagcagctgccgTGGCCCTGTGTGGTTTCAGGAGGTGTCGGTGGGATCCCTGCTCCATGGAAAGTGATGGAAACACCATCCCCTGGCAACGACCTGGCACAGTGGCAATGTGGGCCCCAAGGCTGGGTGGAAGGGCTCGCTCCGTGGCGTGGCGTGAGGATGCTGTAATGAAGAAGGACGTTCAATAAACACAAAACAGAGCTGACGTGTTTCAATCAGAGTGAGAATCAGTCTGTGGGAACTGGGAGGTCAGTCTGAGAATGGATCCAGACTTCAGGTCCAgactgggaatgggagaggAACTTCTCTTCAAGAAGGGCAGAAGGTGGGGGTGGGTGTATACAGTGGGAAGTGGAAGATTTCCCTGGCAGTTGGGGCACTCAGTGCCTTTGCTCATATATGGAGTAGGGGCAGCTCCTCCACGCATCCATTGCGTgcattttgtgggatttttcctttattttcccattcttcTCTGGTTTTGCTGTGCAGTGTCAGGAGGTGTGGGTGTGACTTTGCTGAATGTGGTGATCTCAGCAGCCATCCCCTGTTGGAGAAGTCAGCCACAAGGTAAAACATTCATGGCCACATTTTGGGAGGGAAGGCCACTGCTTGGGTTGGTTTTTCTCTGACTGTCCCTTTGAGCACAGCCATACACAGCTGCTAGAAACGATTTTACCTAAAACTGGATCTGTGGGGCTGATCCAGCAGCCACTGAGGGGGTTTACTGGGTTTTGCTGGGGttggtgtccctgtgtgtgggAGAGCGGCTGTGGGAGGTGCAGCCCTCTCACCAAACTGGGACAACTGGCaaggggatggagaggaggCTCCCCCACTTCAGCCCAGCCCTAAACTCCATCatctcccccatcccacagagctgcctctggTTTGAGCAGTCAAAAAAGCCTGGTAGTGGGAAATTCTCAGTGTCTCCACAGATAAGATCATTTGGACTCAGTCCAGATTCATGTGAGATCTGTCAGAGACGGCCACAAGGACACAGCTCTGTTTACCTTTGCACCAGAAGAGGAAGGCAGCTgcacagaggcagcacagcccagaccATCTCCAGGTGCTTCCAGAGCCTTGTGGGGTGGCTCTTGATGATCCCCTGTGCCTGGGAAAGCTCCTGCTGCACCCTGAGCTGGGGAGGATCCCATTGCAGGCAAATTGAAGCATTTCACACACTCAGGATGTGGCTGGGGCAGCACTGTCTGACCCAGCCAAGGTCTGTGGCATGGCCCAGCCTCAGGCAGCAGCAAGGGAGAGCTGTTCTGTGAGCAAGAGGCTGGATGGAGACGGGGGCTGAGCTCCCGGGGCCCCCTCACTGCACTCCCCAGTAGGGACCCCCTTGGTTGCTGCAGGGAGTGACAGCAGAGGGGGACAAGATGGGGGACTTGAGAGAGgggcagaggtggctgtggtCAGGTGTGTGCagcctgccagggaagggagagaggttGGTGGTGGGTTGGAAGAGGGATCGGGAAGGGAGGAGGGACGGGAGGTGCAGCTGCTCATGGGAGCCATCCCTGGATCTGTGCCAGAGTGCGGAGACTGGAGGAGACCGAAGGGGTGTCACTGCAGGCCAGACCTTTGGGTGCAAACGGGAGAGAAATGAGGGTCTCTGCAATGATGGAAGTTTGggccaggccctggcagggctgagggtgGCCGGGGTCTCCTCCCCGCGGGCTGGGAGCCGCTGGTGCCTCCCGTGTCAGGGCGAGATCCCGGGCTCACCCCAGAGCCATTTGCCGGCACCTCCTGAGGTCGTTTCTCAGAGGAGCCGTCAGTTCAGCTGACACCTTGATGTAGTTTAAAGCAAACTGCAAACAcgaagatttatttttatcgAAGGAGCAGGCATATAAAACATGCCGTGTGACACAGCAGGAAGCACCCTGGGTCCCgggagccggggctggggcacgccgggctgtgcctgggccgccctgctggcagcaggccCTGCGCTTccagggtggggagaggggaaattTGATCGCCGACTGCCAAACCCTCCAGGATTTCCAAACCCTCCGGGGTCCCCAAACCCTCCAAGAGCCCTGCCAAACAGCAGTACCCAAACGGCGCTGGCaccaggtgaggggacaggaaCTGACCCAGCCGAGTCAGCGGGGCTGACCCAGCCGGTGCTGCGGGCTCTGTCCCAGGAAGCTCCTGAGCAGTGGGGCACGGCCACATTCCCGTTTTCCAGGGAGTTCATGCACTGCCGTGGCCTGAATGTGGACACAGCTTCCACAGTGTAGAAGGAATAGCTGCTTCACTCAGAAGGTCTTAGTTGGAGGTGACAAGGGGGATAACCTAAACCTTTCAGAGgtgttgctgctgtgctgtagcagccagggagaggaCTTGGATATTATTAGAAAACGCATTAACAGAAGCCTGGATGGAGGGTCTGAGCTGATGGAAGCTTTAACAAACATGTATTTAATCTTGATATGAAGACCATGCTGAGCAAGGAATTCTGGTCGGGAATTTTTCGTGTTTGAGAATTGGGAAGCCCCTGGGTGCTTTGTCATTGTCTTCAGCAGGGGTGAGTCTGGGATGTCCAGGACGAGGGACGGTGGTGTTTGGTAATGGCTGTGAAATGAGCCACAGAGGGAACAACCTGCCCCAGGAAAGGGCTCAGGGATTCCGGGTTTGCCCCCTCCCCTGATGCCCAGCAGGGGAAGGTGTCACTTCGTTTATGAAACACAAGAATAGGAAAATCAGGATGACTCAAATGTCACACGCTGTCCCTCGGCTCCAGCAGCCCCggggcagctcccagagctgcgAACAGCAATTTAGGGCTCAGTGTTTCCCTGGTGCCCCGGAGCCGCCGCTGGCGGGGGGAGAGCGCCCAGCTCGGAGGCAGGCGGTGGGACCGGGCTGCTCCGGGGGATGTTCCGCGGAACCGTGTCACGCCAGCCCCGGGGCGGGACCTGTCCGCAGCCGCTGGAGAGAGCGAGGaagcggcggggggcggcgaGCGGGGCTgcggcagcggcgagggcgaGTGCGGGCTAAAATGGCCACGCCGGGCGTGGGCTGTGCCATGCGGAAAGGGCTCGTCCCCGGGCGGCACGCCGGGAAAGGGGCGGCAAACCGCACCGGGGAACGCGGGGAGCGGCAGAAGGGCACACAGCCCTCGGCCCCGGCGTTGGGGAGAGCGGTCCCGACCCCCTGGAAATGCCCTTTGTGATAGACTGGGCATGGTGTTTCAGAAGATGAGGGTTAGGAGGGTTCCCCCTCTGAATTTCTGGGTCCCTGACCTGGTGCCACCCCATCTCCTGCACCCCGGAGGCGGATGCCCCTTCCCACTGCCGGTGCCTCTGAGGGGAACGGGCTCCTCA comes from Vidua macroura isolate BioBank_ID:100142 chromosome 19, ASM2450914v1, whole genome shotgun sequence and encodes:
- the CBX4 gene encoding E3 SUMO-protein ligase CBX4, which encodes MELPAVGEHVFAVESIEKKRIRKGRVEYLVKWRGWSPKYNTWEPEENILDPRLLIAFQNRERQEQLMGYRKRGPKPKPLVVQLPSFARRSNILTGLQDPAVDTRPKLDLGSSGKSQQHQYELNSKKHHQYQPNGKESSMKHQSHSKGKYYYQLNSKKHHHYQPDPKMYEPHYQPSSKEPQGQACLDNNKAPLVAHPDKWAHGPAKNLLGPVKNITAESKNGAEKNLSSGTGPPPRDRVTSNGLGGKMKIVKNKNKNGRIVIVMSKYMENGMQAVKIKSGEPPRKRAAEERTPKKGGEEKVEAWRKPGEERVVGSNALSKAEGESRQPPAELEEGPQKTPLAKELPLPPAEQPLQLTTKPDLVPWSLSPVCEHSPSSMGLNLSSASSRKRCLSEPHAEREPGKKRLTSRSISAPTCLSPPAPERPEPPAQPEVILLDSDLDEPIDLRCVKPRAEGELALAQVKPELPPPPPPPAEKPAPEPPQPQEAAEEEEEEEAESLQEFKPFFGNIIITDVTANCLTVTFKEYVTV